The Brachyspira aalborgi genome has a segment encoding these proteins:
- a CDS encoding SAM-dependent methyltransferase, producing the protein MNLKYVNGNIMKSNSKNYFDEYFTKPEISERLYKKTCEIISKYENINKYTWIEPSVGDGSFYKLLPKNKIGIDIKQTKYETILSDYLNYELPEKPLIVIGNPPFGHRGVLALKFIEHSEKAEFVAFILPMFFQSLGKGSIRYRVKHFNLLYEEVLPENSFYIGNKEKDIKCCFQIWSKNYSNLKKEFCWYNQKEKTEPFNNLLKVVTVSLAKNRECGKEWIFNKKANYYLSSTFFKDINVVKDFDSVKYKSGIAIIYTTQNGRTIKKLDALFKTADWNKYSSIATNGCRHIGKSHIYKLLEDKGFKNEYK; encoded by the coding sequence ATGAACTTAAAATATGTAAACGGAAATATAATGAAGTCGAATTCAAAAAATTATTTTGACGAATATTTTACAAAGCCCGAAATATCAGAACGACTCTACAAAAAAACTTGCGAAATTATTTCTAAATACGAAAACATAAATAAATATACTTGGATTGAGCCGAGCGTTGGAGACGGAAGTTTTTATAAATTGCTTCCGAAAAATAAAATCGGAATAGATATTAAACAAACAAAATACGAAACTATATTATCCGATTATTTAAATTATGAACTTCCTGAAAAACCTTTAATAGTTATAGGAAATCCGCCTTTTGGACATAGAGGAGTTTTGGCTTTAAAATTTATAGAACATTCAGAGAAAGCGGAATTCGTAGCTTTTATACTTCCTATGTTTTTTCAAAGTTTAGGCAAAGGTTCAATAAGGTATAGAGTAAAACATTTTAATTTATTATACGAAGAAGTTTTACCCGAAAATTCTTTTTATATTGGAAATAAAGAAAAAGATATAAAATGCTGTTTTCAAATATGGAGTAAAAATTATAGCAATTTAAAAAAAGAATTCTGTTGGTATAATCAAAAAGAAAAAACCGAACCGTTTAATAATTTATTAAAAGTTGTGACGGTTTCTTTGGCAAAAAATAGAGAATGCGGAAAAGAATGGATTTTTAATAAGAAAGCGAATTATTATTTATCTTCTACTTTTTTTAAAGATATTAATGTAGTTAAAGATTTTGATTCTGTAAAATATAAAAGCGGAATAGCGATTATTTACACAACTCAAAACGGCAGAACAATAAAAAAATTAGACGCTTTATTTAAAACTGCCGATTGGAATAAATATTCAAGCATTGCCACAAACGGATGCAGACATATTGGCAAATCTCATATTTACAAATTGTTGGAAGATAAGGGATTTAAAAATGAATATAAATGA